The Falco cherrug isolate bFalChe1 chromosome 6, bFalChe1.pri, whole genome shotgun sequence genome window below encodes:
- the TDRD15 gene encoding LOW QUALITY PROTEIN: tudor domain-containing protein 15 (The sequence of the model RefSeq protein was modified relative to this genomic sequence to represent the inferred CDS: inserted 4 bases in 2 codons; deleted 8 bases in 7 codons; substituted 2 bases at 2 genomic stop codons) has translation MVSLTPSTNIEDVNLTITQVECHSECLVIVFQGQQYKAGCELDYYILQNEIQRVFKVRDNVYVGGSCLVEDTEGRWHRGRVLEKRENNCKAFLIDTGQVLVVGETHLACACDELFELPPKVVSGVFANILPFGEKWGPKAVNYFSSLVGVQITGHVKAVTPCQLFILEVPKIISDVLELQLGKFIDGDSFCFIVEMLRAFPQVMLCKRVPQLLQQKYPVKESLTLSDSEKPTVFWPVPGDLFPHLPVGSKEIVKITVAVSPNKFYCQMQKWQKELEGLTGAMHLYYEAISRENNSSESLGLLCAAKRQNGQWHRGVIKEVLSGCVEVWFMDFGNIEAVPSSCVQKLKVEFMALPMISFPCALSCFGSQDETVKKIQLKELTQALIGQTSVCVLVDLFDNIKGLYYITLQNLNQGINTKHPEKKNEAAASCVSLPETNITSIAVNDKPCHERYNSFKNCTGNKHTKSCLPERNISLSSHCRRVEMQMNSFHTAFVVYVINPSDFWIQTCEYQNEFQALMKDIADTYNQCGVDEMVLKNPEPGLLCCARYSKDMQYYRGVVTEVLRVNITIYFLDFGNTDTVPCYDVKTLLPQFSDLPALAMCCKLACTFPVDEVWVKKEIDFFREIVFNKLLLLHVIGRQNNTYIVQAQYKDGLKQRNVATCMVQAGYAEYWEKMQDSVLNVAKKGKDLNICKYKKKKKVNAQSICNFGRSKVSGNGEGFQKKKSLSVPLSLRKSVVLPCFGKGALSKTCKLVCEENLFYKELVFKSGAVFEVVCSCMVSPADFSCQLQSKLPKLNNLMEQIQTCYKEHTSPYKTGQIVKCPKDGKWYREMVVQQVSTDEVDVIFVDCGYWERVLLKDLQAVLPDFLTLESQAFRCRLKNVPLRFDSLNWSEEMCRHFKDFNSASGGPLTCIIYALVLVSPNCLCNIVDLQTDPLISAEEFLREHGVTQSECIGLRSLASLGSLYSFCYSSFNIKIGSEEEVCITRXYSPSEFYCHCHPALDSKEVTVNALPESHNESLNYMGQQERRNENTPKLISLPQRDIQVNSEVAGYISHVNSSSGFYVQLAEDENLIIQLAKELSESMVNIGHENCLDELMVGDLIVGEHDTDCFYYRAVIKTLKSGNSFEVDLIDYGNVAVVGPSEIYRIQKKFLTLPRLSVHCFLRVKSVPGESWTNQXFVKKRANKPVACKFLKQHGEQWEIEVNCDGKLSNGLLQRKDSTRWQNRMRSQENRPKHVLVNNGNPXDRKARNGLSQTKSVRMKNTSKTSLNVLSQDLISGQVEGVEVINISESGECHVQLLRNLQILHELNVMLAKEAQRSDLLGVDDIEEGLDCMTKSKRTFRWYRSKVIKKLVREKLMLVFFMYYGRCEMVPLNKAKVLSDKIKSIPKQAVFCNCVWFKKVKKTLFAHVVNALLNHEIRILFLRYLESSQIWELDILIGKVLLXEYSNHLLSHCWTVVGPEKCSNKDCKESDISFKVNSITWALQSGRRYPGFATAVTDPSNFCMQFEVLFDCMQNLSLLLSDLPDNLAALPKELVAPGAICLIRFGLEAQWNRAEINELTSQSVVLAFIDYDFMNIRVRDALKKLKLTPESVTVLPHLAHSCFLHDIVPAKGEYWSDEAELLFQKLLSKPDLIFHFRCYGPEMKLDVNVLCKENNLAHALIAAGHTVYSRSTLPHPS, from the exons ATGGTCTCTCTGACGCCTTCAACAAACATAGAAGATGTGAATCTGACAATCACTCAAGTAGAATGCCACTCCGAATGCTTGGTTATAGTGTTCCAGGGTCAACAATACAAGGCAGGATGTGAGCTTGACTATTACatacttcaaaatgaaatacagcgTGTATTCAAAGTAAGAGATAATGTTTATGTTGGTGGGTCTTGTTTGGTGGAAGACACAGAAGGAAGATGGCATAGGGGAAGAGTtctggaaaagagagagaataacTGCAAGGCTTTTCTTATAGACACTGGGCAGGTGCTAGTTGTTGGAGAAACACATCTTGCATGTGCTTGTGATGAATTGTTTGAGCTGCCTCCAAAGGTGGTTTCAGGTGTTTTTGCAAACATACTTCCTTTTGGAGAAAAATGGGGTCCAAAAGCTGTTAACTATTTTTCATCTCTGGTAGGAGTACAGATTACAGGTCATGTGAAAGCTGTTACGCCATGCCAGCTGTTTATTCTAGAAGTGCCAAAGATCATTAGTGATGTTCTTGAACTGCAGTTAGGAAAATTTATTGATGGagattcattttgttttattgtagaAATGTTAAGAGCATTTCCCCAAGTAATGCTTTGTAAGAGAGTGCCACAATTGTTGCAACAGAAGTATCCAGTTAAGGAGTCGCTTACTTTGAGTGATTCTGAGAAACCAACAGTTTTTTGGCCAGTTCCAGGTGATCTCTTTCCACATCTACCTGTCGGCAGTaaagaaattgtaaaaataaCTGTTGCAGTAAGCCCGAATAAATTTTACTGTCAGATGCAGAAATGGCAGAAAGAACTGGAAGGTTTGACAGGAGCTATGCATTTGTACTATGAAGCTATCAGTAGAGAAAATAACTCTTCTGAAAGTTtagggctgctctgtgctgccaaAAGGCAAAATGGACAGTGGCATAGGGGAGTGATAAAAGAGGTTCTCTCTGGCTGCGTGGAAGTCTGGTTTATGGATTTTGGCAATATTGAAGCTGTGCCATCTAGTTGTGTTCAGAAACTTAAAGTAGAGTTCATGGCATTACCAATGATTTCATTTCCATGTGCGCTGTCTTGTTTTGGTAGTCAGgatgaaacagtaaaaaaaattcagctgaaagaaCTTACACAGGCCTTGATAGGACAGACTTCTGTGTGTGTCCTTGTTGATTTATTCGATAACATTAAAGGCTTGTATTATATTACGCTGCAAAATCTAAATCAGGGAATCAATACTAagcatccagaaaaaaagaatgaggcAGCTGCATCGTGTGTCTCACTTCCGGAAACAAACATCACAAGTATTGCTGTAAACGACAAACCATGTCATGAGAGGTACAATTCATTTAAGAATTGTACGGGaaataaacatacaaaaagCTGCTTACCTGAAAGGAATATTTCTTTGTCAAGCCACTGCAGAAGAGtagaaatgcaaatgaattcTTTTCATACTGCTTTTGTGGTATATGTCATAAATCCATCTGACTTCTGGATTCAAACATGTGAATATCAGAATGAATTTCAAGCCTTGATGAAAGATATTGCAGACACATATAACCAGTGTGGAGTTGATGAAATGGTCCTTAAAAACCCAGAACCTggactgctgtgctgtgcccggTATAGCAAAGATATGCAGTATTATCGGGGTGTTGTCACTGAAGTGCTTCGTGTAAAcattactatttattttctggattttggAAATACAGATACAGTACCCTGTTACGATGTGAAAACATTGCTTCCTCAGTTCTCTGATTTACCAGCTTTAGCTATGTGTTGTAAACTTGCTTGCACGTTTCCTGTGGATGAGGTGTGGGTTAAAAAGGAAAttgatttcttcagagaaatTGTATTTAACAAATTACTGCTGCTTCATGTCATTGGAAGGCAAAACAACACATATATTGTTCAGGCACAGTATAAGGATGGTTTGAAGCAAAGGAATGTGGCCACATGTATGGTTCAAGCTGGATATGCCGAGTACTGGGAAAAGATGCAAGATTCTGTTCTAAATGTggcaaaaaaaggtaaagacctaaatatctgcaaatataagaaaaaa aaaaaagtaaatgcacaGAGCATCTGTAATTTTGGTAGAAGTAAGGTATCTGGAAATGGAGAaggatttcagaagaaaaaatcatTAAGTGTGCCTTTATCGCTGAGAAAATCTGTTGTGCTGCCGTGTTTTGGAAAAGGTGCTCTCTCTAAAACATGTAAATTGGTATGTGAggagaatttattttataaagaacTTGTGTTTAAATCAGGAGCTGTTTTTGAAGTAGTGTGTTCTTGCATGGTTTCCCCAGCAGACTTTTCATGTCAGTTGCAAAGCAAACTACCAAAGCTAAATAACTTAATGGAACAAATTCAGACTTGCTATAAAGAACATACCAGTCCTTACAAAACAGGACAGATTGTTAAATGCCCCAAAGATGGGAAGTGGTACAGAGAAATGGTTGTGCAGCAGGTATCCACAGACGAAGTTGATGTGATTTTTGTAGACTGTGGTTATTGGGAAAGAGTTTTACTTAAAGACCTTCAGGCTGTACTCCCAGATTTTCTAACTCTGGAAAGTCAAGCATTTAGGTGTAGACTTAAAAATGTACCTTTACGATTTGACTCGCTTAATTGGTCTGAAGAAATGTGTAGGCATTTTAAAGACTTCAATTCTGCTTCTGGAGGACCACTGACTTGCATAATTTATGCTCTTGTTCTTGTAAGCCCCAACTGTTTATGCAATATAGTTGACTTACAGACAGAC CCATTGATTAGTGCAGAGGAATTCCTCAGAGAACATGGTGTCACCCAGTCTGAATGTATTGGTCTGAGAAGCCTTGCATCTTTGGGTTCTCTGTACAGCTTTTGCTACTcatcttttaatattaaaattggAAGTGAGGAGGAGGTTTGTATAACTCG ATATAGTCCTTCAGAATTCTATTGTCA CTGTCATCCTGCTTTAGATTCAAAGGAAGTAACTGTAAATGCTCTCCCTGAATCTCATAATGAAAGTCTAAATTATATGGGTCAGCAGGAAAGGCGTAATGAAAATACACCTAAATTAATCAGTCTTCCTCAACGTGATATTCAGGTGAATTCTGAAGTAGCAGGGTATATTTCTCATGTGAATAGTTCATCAGGTTTCTATGTTCAGCTTGCAGAGGATGAAAACTTAATAATACAACTAGCAAAAGAATTAAGTGAAAGCATGGTGAATATAGGTCATGAAAATTGCTTAGATGAGCTCATGGTAGGAGATCTCATTGTTGGAGAGCATGACACCGATTGTTTTTACTATAGAGCAGTTATTAAAACTCTGAAATCAGGAAACTCCTTTGAGGTAGACCTTATTGACTATGGTAATGTGGCAGTTGTAGGTCCTTCAGAAATCTACAGGATTCAG AAAAAGTTCTTAACTTTGCCAAGGCTCAGTGTTCATTGTTTCCTTAGAGTAAAAAGTGTTCCTGGTGAAAGCTGGACTAACca ttttgtaaagaaaagagCTAACAAGCCAGTTGCTTGCAAGTTCTTAAAGCAACATGGAGAGCAATGGGAAATAGAAGTAAATTGTGATGGGAAGTTGTCTAATGGccttctgcagagaaaagacaGTACAAGGTGGCAAAACAGAATGCGTAGTCAGGAAAATAGGCCAAAACATGTTCTGGTTAATAATGGTAATCCTTGAGATAGAAAGGCTAGGAATGGTTTAAGTCAAACTAAGTCTGTTAGGatgaaaaatacttccaaaacaTCCTTAAATGTCCTTTCTCAAGATCTAATTTCTGGACAGGTAGAAGGAGTAGAAGTAATTAATATTTCAGAGAGTGGAGAATGTCACGTGCAGTTACTTAGAAATTTGCAAATATTACATGAGTTAAATGTAATGCTTGCCAAAGAAGCACAAAGAAGTGATTTGCTTGGAGTGGATGACATTGAAGAAGGATTGGACTGCATGACAAAATCC AAAAGAACTTTTAGGTGGTATCGATCAAAAGTGATAAAGAAGTTAGTCAGGGAGAAGTTAATGCTcgtttttttcatgtattatgGCAGGTGTGAGATGGTGCCCTTAAACAAAGCAAAGGTGCTCAGTGACAAGATTAAAAGTATTCCTAAACAAGCTGTGTTTTGTAACTGTGTTTGGtttaaaaaagtgaagaaaactCTATTTGCCCATGTAGTAAATGCACTCCTGAATCATGAAATAAGGATCTTGTTTTTAAGGTATTTGGAATCCTCCCAAATCTGGGAATTAgatattttaataggaaaagtTCTGCTTTAGGAGTATTCTAACCACCTCTTAAGTCATTGTTGGACTGTTGTTGGACcagaaaaatgcagtaataaAGACTGTAAGGAGTCTGATATATCATTCAAGGTAAATTCAATCACATGGGCACTGCAGAGTGGCAGAAGG TATCCTGGGTTTGCAACTGCAGTTACTGATCCTTCAAACTTCTGCATGCAGTTTGAAGTCTTATTTGATTGCATGCAAAACTTGTCCTTGCTGCTGTCTGACCTTCCTGACAACTTGGCAGCTTTGCCAAAAGAACTTGTGGCTCCTGGTGCTATCTGCTTGATCAGGTTTGGACTGGAAGCACAGTGGAACAGGGcagaaattaatgaattaaCAAGTCAGTCTGTTGTTCTTGCATTTATTGATTATGACTTTATGAATATCAGAGTAAGGGATGCTCTTAAGAAACTTAAACTTACTCCAGAAAGTGTGACTGTTTTACCGCACTTGGCACACTCTTGCTTTTTACATGAT ATAGTTCCTGCCAAGGGGGAATACTGGAGTGATGAAGCTGaacttctgtttcagaagcTTCTTAGTAAACCAGATCTGATCTTCCAT TTTAGATGCTATGGCCCTGAAATGAAATTAGACGTGAATGTTCTGTGCAAGGAGAACAATCTAGCTCATGCCTTAATTGCTGCTGGCCATACAGTCTACTCTAGAAGTACTCTGCCTCATCCCAGTTGA